One region of Qipengyuania gaetbuli genomic DNA includes:
- a CDS encoding peroxiredoxin: MSTYDVGDAFPDFSMETPDGGTVTKADLSGAKAVVFFYPKDNTPGCTTEAKDFSALKGEFDKAGVRLLGVSKDSPKKHHNFIAKHALTVDLATDAEEGGLSDELGVWTEKQMYGKTFLGMVRSTYLLAGDGTILRIWPKVKVKGHAEEVLEAARGA; this comes from the coding sequence ATGAGCACTTACGACGTCGGCGACGCCTTTCCCGATTTCAGCATGGAAACGCCCGATGGCGGCACGGTGACCAAGGCCGACCTGTCCGGCGCGAAAGCAGTCGTCTTCTTCTATCCCAAGGACAATACGCCGGGCTGCACCACAGAGGCCAAGGACTTCAGCGCGCTGAAGGGCGAATTCGACAAGGCGGGCGTCCGCCTGCTTGGCGTCAGCAAGGATTCGCCCAAGAAGCACCATAATTTCATCGCCAAGCACGCCCTCACGGTCGACCTTGCGACCGATGCGGAGGAGGGAGGCCTGTCGGACGAACTCGGCGTGTGGACCGAAAAGCAGATGTACGGGAAGACCTTCCTCGGCATGGTCCGCTCCACCTATTTGCTGGCAGGCGACGGCACGATCCTGCGCATCTGGCCCAAGGTGAAGGTCAAGGGCCACGCCGAGGAAGTGCTCGAAGCGGCAAGGGGCGCATGA
- the galU gene encoding UTP--glucose-1-phosphate uridylyltransferase GalU, translated as MTTHKPIKKAVFPVAGLGTRFLPATKAIPKELLPIVDRPLIQYAVDEAREAGIEQIIFVTGRGKTAIVEHFDVAYELESTMSERGKDMSVLDPTRATPGDIITVRQQVPLGLGHAIWCARAIVGDEPFAILLPDELMIGKPGCMKQMVEAYNEVGGNLISVLEVPEDEVSSYGVIAPGAQVSDTLTEVTGLVEKPKREDAPSNKIISGRYILQPEVMRVLESQEKGAGGEIQLTDAMARMIGNQPFHAVTFAGNRYDCGSKTGFVEATLALALEREDMGAEVRAIAERLLAS; from the coding sequence ATGACCACGCACAAGCCGATCAAGAAAGCCGTTTTCCCCGTTGCGGGCCTCGGCACACGCTTCCTGCCCGCCACCAAGGCGATCCCGAAGGAACTGCTCCCGATCGTCGACCGCCCGCTGATCCAGTATGCAGTGGACGAGGCGCGCGAGGCGGGGATCGAGCAGATCATTTTCGTGACCGGCCGCGGCAAGACCGCGATCGTCGAGCATTTCGACGTGGCCTACGAACTGGAATCGACCATGTCCGAACGCGGCAAGGACATGAGCGTGCTCGACCCGACCCGCGCCACGCCCGGCGACATCATCACCGTGCGCCAGCAGGTCCCGCTCGGCCTTGGCCATGCGATCTGGTGCGCCCGCGCCATCGTGGGTGACGAACCCTTCGCCATCCTGCTGCCCGACGAGCTCATGATCGGAAAACCCGGCTGCATGAAGCAGATGGTCGAAGCCTATAACGAGGTGGGCGGAAACCTCATCTCGGTGCTCGAAGTGCCGGAAGACGAGGTTTCGAGCTACGGCGTGATCGCTCCGGGTGCGCAGGTGTCCGACACGCTGACCGAAGTCACCGGCCTGGTCGAGAAACCGAAGCGCGAGGATGCGCCGTCGAACAAGATCATTTCGGGCCGCTATATCCTGCAGCCCGAAGTCATGCGCGTGCTGGAGAGCCAGGAAAAGGGCGCGGGCGGGGAAATCCAGCTGACCGACGCCATGGCCCGCATGATCGGCAACCAGCCGTTCCACGCGGTGACCTTCGCCGGCAATCGCTATGACTGCGGCAGCAAGACCGGTTTCGTCGAAGCGACGCTCGCGCTGGCCCTCGAACGCGAGGACATGGGCGCCGAAGTGCGCGCCATTGCAGAGCGCCTGCTCGCAAGCTGA
- a CDS encoding OB-fold-containig protein gives MTLLEPHNLPFAGALAIMLVLAIFQLFGLSDMAGDADIGADADGDGLIETGALDGLFALLGIGRLPVTLWFALFLFVFAAIGLSGQELAESLTGAPLYAWLAALLAGGAALPVTGALARPLGAIMPKDHTTAVNTASLLGRRATITDGVARSGSPARAKVRDVHGQVHHLMVEPHEESSELHAGDEVLLVRREGNQFYATALAERRLSPTVN, from the coding sequence ATGACATTGCTGGAACCGCACAACCTGCCGTTTGCAGGCGCGCTGGCGATCATGCTCGTCCTCGCGATCTTCCAGCTGTTCGGGCTATCCGACATGGCCGGGGATGCCGACATCGGCGCGGATGCCGATGGTGACGGCCTGATCGAAACCGGCGCGCTGGACGGGCTGTTCGCACTGCTCGGCATCGGCCGGTTGCCGGTGACCTTGTGGTTCGCGCTGTTCCTGTTCGTCTTCGCGGCGATCGGGCTGAGCGGGCAAGAACTGGCGGAAAGCCTGACCGGCGCACCGCTCTATGCGTGGCTTGCCGCGCTGCTGGCGGGCGGCGCTGCGCTTCCGGTGACGGGCGCGCTTGCCCGGCCGCTGGGAGCGATCATGCCCAAGGACCATACCACCGCGGTCAACACCGCCAGCCTGCTGGGCCGGCGCGCTACGATCACGGACGGCGTGGCCCGCAGCGGATCGCCCGCCCGCGCCAAGGTGCGGGACGTGCACGGCCAGGTGCATCACCTGATGGTCGAACCGCACGAGGAATCGTCCGAACTCCACGCCGGCGACGAGGTCCTCCTCGTCCGCCGCGAGGGCAATCAATTCTACGCGACCGCGCTCGCCGAGCGTCGCTTGTCGCCAACAGTC
- a CDS encoding M23 family metallopeptidase, translating to MISKRSTIAVTMLAAGMSIAAAPAHAETNAAAAAVGAIDVSKVTAENAGEADEQFTELFAKWENPGQASLLTAGPKVSVPSRMPLEDTRLTSDYGMRTHPVLGRRMGHKGVDLAAPTGTPIYATADGVVSKAEKFSSYGNFVSIEHGARIQTRYAHMSRIAVADGARVKKGDIIGYVGSTGRSTGPHLHYEVRIDGNAVNPVPYMVESSAQQAFALAISEGGQGGADEN from the coding sequence ATGATTTCCAAGCGCAGCACGATTGCAGTGACGATGCTTGCCGCAGGCATGAGCATCGCAGCCGCTCCGGCTCACGCGGAAACCAATGCGGCAGCAGCCGCGGTCGGCGCCATCGACGTGTCGAAGGTTACTGCCGAAAACGCAGGCGAAGCGGACGAACAGTTCACCGAACTTTTCGCCAAGTGGGAAAATCCGGGCCAGGCCTCGCTCCTGACCGCCGGTCCGAAGGTTTCGGTCCCCTCGCGCATGCCGCTCGAAGATACCCGCCTGACCAGCGATTACGGCATGCGCACGCATCCGGTTCTCGGTCGCCGCATGGGCCACAAGGGCGTCGACCTTGCCGCCCCGACCGGCACGCCGATCTATGCCACTGCCGACGGTGTCGTTTCGAAGGCAGAGAAATTCTCCAGCTACGGCAACTTCGTCTCGATCGAGCACGGCGCCCGCATCCAGACGCGCTATGCCCACATGTCGCGCATCGCAGTTGCCGACGGCGCCCGCGTCAAGAAGGGCGACATCATCGGTTACGTCGGTTCGACCGGCCGTTCGACCGGTCCGCACCTGCACTATGAAGTCCGCATCGACGGCAACGCCGTAAACCCGGTTCCCTACATGGTCGAATCGTCCGCCCAGCAGGCCTTCGCGCTTGCCATCAGCGAAGGCGGCCAGGGCGGCGCAGACGAAAATTGA
- a CDS encoding ferritin-like domain-containing protein — protein MTSRRQSVAAAIRAALLTGDKTGKVFAARQVARDWRLGRLDPVFDCPMPDRPAWPGDLVLAAPGQMPKRGKGGSERGRIALWHALAHIEFVAIDLALDMAGRFGESMGEEFVSDFLAVAADEAMHFALLERKLATLGSYYGALPAHDGLWSAAQDTAHDVAARLAIVPMVLEARGLDVTPATLERVRAQGDENGARILKRILDDEIRHVAYGAKHFRALCEGRGENPPESWQKLVQTHFSGGLKPPFNDSARSTAGLSRDFYATIA, from the coding sequence ATGACCTCACGGCGGCAATCGGTTGCTGCTGCCATCCGTGCGGCGCTGCTGACCGGGGACAAGACGGGCAAGGTCTTCGCTGCAAGGCAGGTGGCGCGCGACTGGCGGTTGGGCAGGCTCGATCCGGTCTTCGACTGCCCCATGCCCGATCGCCCCGCCTGGCCGGGCGATCTGGTGCTGGCCGCCCCGGGACAGATGCCCAAGCGCGGCAAGGGCGGGTCCGAGCGCGGGCGGATCGCCCTGTGGCACGCGCTGGCCCACATAGAGTTCGTCGCCATCGACCTCGCGCTCGACATGGCCGGGCGGTTCGGCGAATCGATGGGCGAGGAGTTCGTCTCCGACTTCCTTGCGGTCGCCGCGGACGAGGCGATGCATTTCGCCCTGCTGGAGCGCAAGCTCGCGACGCTCGGTTCCTATTACGGGGCATTGCCCGCGCATGACGGCTTGTGGAGCGCCGCGCAGGACACGGCGCATGACGTCGCCGCGCGGCTCGCGATCGTGCCCATGGTGTTGGAAGCGCGCGGCCTCGACGTAACGCCCGCAACGCTCGAACGCGTGCGCGCGCAAGGGGACGAGAACGGGGCGCGAATCCTCAAACGAATCCTTGACGACGAAATCCGCCACGTCGCCTACGGCGCCAAGCACTTTCGTGCCCTTTGCGAGGGACGCGGAGAGAACCCGCCAGAATCATGGCAGAAACTCGTCCAGACGCATTTTTCGGGAGGGCTTAAGCCACCATTCAACGACTCGGCGCGTTCGACAGCCGGTCTGTCGCGGGACTTCTACGCGACTATTGCTTAG
- a CDS encoding acyl-CoA synthetase: MHPITHAQARPDHPAIIMAGSGKTVSYGEMEAYANRFAQLMRARGLNRGDHVAILMENNADYLQLVWGAQRCGIMMVPISTRLTAPEICYILDDAGAKLLITTHAFDEVMQDIRRECAGVPVLLVGGSGEESLEDALAAQPAEPIADPLPGQYMLYSSGTTGRPKGIRPAPPDDDDVLAVTPLVGLAVMGVGWPTDGSMIYLSPAPLYHAAPLGWCTTAHRLGATIVVMEKFDPETALAAIEKYKVTDSQWVPTHFVRMLKLDPSIRTKYDLSSHQRAIHAAAPCPVPVKREMIEWWGPIIVEYYAGSEGIGMTLIKSEDWLAHPGSVGRAIHGVLHVCDADGNEVPAGTDGLLYFENDKIPTYHNDPEKTRDAMHPKGWMTLGDIGHVDGDGFLYLTDRKSHMIISGGVNIYPQEIENLLVTHEKVMDAAVIGAPCPDFGEKVVAVVQPMDMGEAGEALEAELRDFLSPQLAKIKMPKLFDFRAQLPREANGKLYKRELRDEYQKKAEAETEQA, translated from the coding sequence ATGCATCCAATCACGCACGCGCAGGCGCGACCCGACCATCCCGCGATCATCATGGCCGGTTCCGGCAAGACGGTCAGCTATGGCGAGATGGAAGCCTACGCCAACCGCTTCGCGCAGCTGATGCGGGCGCGCGGGCTCAATCGCGGCGATCACGTCGCGATCCTGATGGAAAACAATGCCGACTACCTCCAGCTGGTCTGGGGCGCACAGCGCTGCGGCATCATGATGGTGCCGATCTCCACCCGCCTGACCGCGCCTGAAATCTGCTACATCCTCGACGATGCGGGCGCCAAGCTGCTGATCACCACTCATGCCTTCGACGAAGTGATGCAGGATATCCGGCGCGAGTGCGCTGGCGTCCCCGTCCTGCTGGTCGGCGGTTCGGGTGAAGAGAGCCTCGAAGATGCGCTTGCCGCCCAGCCGGCAGAGCCCATCGCGGATCCGCTGCCGGGCCAGTACATGCTCTATTCCAGCGGCACGACCGGCCGGCCCAAGGGCATCCGCCCCGCTCCGCCGGACGATGACGACGTGCTGGCCGTGACGCCGCTGGTGGGACTGGCCGTCATGGGCGTGGGCTGGCCGACCGACGGGAGCATGATCTACCTCTCGCCCGCCCCGCTCTACCATGCGGCCCCGCTCGGCTGGTGCACCACCGCACACCGGCTCGGCGCGACGATCGTGGTGATGGAGAAGTTCGATCCGGAAACCGCGCTGGCAGCGATCGAGAAATACAAGGTCACCGACAGCCAGTGGGTCCCGACCCACTTCGTGCGCATGCTCAAGCTCGATCCCTCGATCCGCACGAAATACGATCTGTCGAGCCACCAGCGCGCCATCCACGCGGCTGCCCCCTGCCCCGTGCCGGTCAAGCGCGAGATGATCGAATGGTGGGGCCCGATCATCGTCGAATATTACGCCGGTTCCGAAGGCATCGGCATGACGCTGATCAAGAGCGAGGACTGGCTCGCCCACCCCGGCTCAGTCGGCCGCGCGATCCACGGTGTGCTGCACGTTTGCGATGCGGACGGGAACGAGGTGCCGGCCGGCACCGACGGCCTGCTCTATTTCGAAAACGACAAGATCCCGACCTATCACAACGACCCCGAAAAGACCCGCGACGCCATGCACCCCAAGGGCTGGATGACGCTGGGCGATATCGGGCACGTGGACGGGGACGGCTTCCTCTACCTCACCGACCGCAAGAGCCACATGATCATCTCGGGCGGGGTGAACATCTACCCGCAGGAGATCGAGAACCTGCTCGTCACGCACGAGAAGGTGATGGATGCCGCCGTCATCGGCGCGCCTTGCCCGGACTTCGGGGAGAAGGTCGTCGCGGTGGTGCAGCCGATGGACATGGGTGAAGCCGGCGAAGCGCTCGAGGCCGAGCTGCGCGATTTCCTCAGCCCCCAGCTGGCCAAGATAAAGATGCCCAAGCTGTTCGACTTCCGCGCCCAGCTGCCGCGCGAGGCCAATGGCAAGCTCTACAAGCGCGAACTGCGCGACGAATACCAGAAGAAGGCCGAAGCAGAGACGGAGCAGGCGTGA
- a CDS encoding cytochrome P450 produces MATMDRPTLDRETAREVVDPASYAAWDPLLDTFDRLREENPVAWIEPGEEYAHPPFWLVTRYDDVMRMSKDNATFLNNPHTVVFSLTEGIEFAKAMTGGSEHLVASLVTFDGPIHMKYRKLTQEWFMPKNLRSVEDEIREIATAAVDRLLAEGEEVDFVKAVSAPYPLHVVMQIMGVPEEDEPRMLMLTQQLFGGQDDDLNQSGIKNLPPEAITQLVAGAVADFEAYFAKLTAERRANPTGDVASTIANAVIDGEPLNDRDMMGYYIILAAAGHDTTSASTAGAMLALAQDPEQWAKVKADRSLLGGIVEEAIRWTTPVQHFMRTAAEDTEVGGQQIAKGDWLMMNYVAANHDPAVFDNPRKFDAARSPNRHLAFGAGAHQCLGLHLARLEMRILFETLLDRIDSVELAGEPKRAKSTFVGGLKTLPLRLKAS; encoded by the coding sequence ATGGCAACCATGGACCGGCCGACACTCGACCGCGAGACCGCTCGCGAGGTCGTGGACCCGGCAAGCTACGCCGCATGGGACCCGCTGCTCGACACCTTCGACCGGCTGCGCGAGGAGAACCCCGTCGCCTGGATCGAGCCTGGCGAGGAATATGCCCACCCGCCCTTCTGGCTGGTCACGCGCTATGACGACGTGATGCGCATGTCGAAAGACAATGCGACCTTCCTCAACAATCCGCACACGGTCGTCTTCAGCCTGACCGAGGGGATCGAGTTCGCCAAGGCGATGACCGGCGGCAGCGAGCATCTCGTCGCCAGCCTCGTCACCTTCGACGGGCCTATTCACATGAAGTACCGCAAGCTGACGCAGGAATGGTTCATGCCCAAGAACCTGCGCTCGGTTGAAGACGAGATCCGCGAAATCGCCACCGCCGCGGTCGACCGCCTGCTGGCCGAAGGCGAGGAGGTCGATTTCGTCAAGGCGGTCAGCGCGCCCTATCCGCTGCACGTGGTGATGCAGATCATGGGCGTGCCCGAGGAAGACGAGCCGCGCATGCTGATGCTTACCCAGCAGCTGTTCGGCGGGCAGGACGACGATCTCAACCAGTCCGGCATCAAGAACCTGCCGCCCGAGGCGATCACCCAGCTGGTCGCGGGCGCAGTGGCCGATTTCGAAGCCTATTTCGCCAAGCTGACCGCGGAACGGCGCGCCAACCCGACCGGCGATGTCGCCAGCACCATCGCCAATGCGGTGATCGACGGCGAGCCGCTCAACGACCGCGACATGATGGGCTATTACATCATTCTCGCCGCGGCCGGGCACGATACGACGAGCGCCAGCACGGCAGGTGCGATGCTCGCCCTAGCGCAGGACCCCGAACAATGGGCAAAGGTGAAGGCCGACCGCTCGCTTTTGGGCGGGATCGTCGAGGAAGCGATCCGCTGGACCACGCCGGTGCAGCACTTCATGCGCACCGCTGCAGAGGATACCGAGGTCGGCGGGCAGCAGATCGCCAAGGGCGACTGGCTGATGATGAACTACGTCGCCGCCAATCACGACCCTGCAGTGTTCGACAACCCGCGCAAGTTCGACGCCGCCCGCAGCCCCAACCGCCATCTCGCCTTCGGGGCAGGCGCGCACCAGTGCCTCGGCCTGCACCTTGCCCGGCTGGAAATGCGCATCCTGTTCGAGACGCTGCTCGACCGGATCGACAGCGTCGAACTGGCGGGCGAACCGAAGCGGGCGAAATCGACCTTCGTCGGCGGGCTCAAGACGCTTCCGCTCCGCCTGAAGGCAAGCTGA
- a CDS encoding M28 family metallopeptidase → MIRNSLTAAAALLLAACNAGGDEPGTTGLDIPDIAAADISEATMKEVTEALSSDEFEGRMPGSIGEEKTVALLTDRFKAAGLQPGNNGSWVQKVPLVEITGKDYAPLTISGKGFDKAFEYSTDWVGVTYREDARTTLADSELVFVGYGINAPEKGWNDYEGLDMTGKTAVILVNDPDFGTEGLDGPFNGKAMTYYGRWTYKYEEAARQGAAGAIIIHDTEPASYGWNVVESSWSGPQAYAQRGTDAPPLTRMNGWVQNEIGKEILKAAGQDPAKLFANAKKKGFKAVPLGLKASTSFSNDIRKFESQNVIGILPGSEAPEEYVIHTAHWDHLGRCTPAPDGDDICNGAVDNATGTAALVALAEAHAKIGPARRTLVFLAVTAEESGLLGADYYAANPVFPLDKTVGGINMDAFLIAGPSKDVTVVGPGKSQLDQFLEAALTADGRVATPNPNPEAGYYYRSDHFAFAKRGVPMLYIDGGEDLVDGGKEAGAALALDYRENRYHGPKDEYDPNWDWSGVMADLQLMYRIGRMLGMSTSWPNWNEGDEFKATRDENCASADTGC, encoded by the coding sequence ATGATACGCAATAGCCTGACCGCTGCCGCAGCCCTGCTGCTTGCCGCGTGCAACGCCGGCGGCGATGAGCCCGGCACGACCGGCCTCGATATCCCCGACATTGCCGCTGCGGACATTTCCGAAGCGACCATGAAGGAAGTGACCGAGGCCTTGTCCTCCGACGAATTCGAAGGCCGCATGCCCGGATCGATCGGCGAGGAGAAGACCGTCGCCCTGCTGACCGATCGGTTCAAGGCCGCCGGCCTCCAGCCCGGCAACAATGGCTCGTGGGTCCAGAAGGTCCCGCTGGTCGAGATCACCGGCAAGGATTACGCGCCGCTGACCATCTCGGGCAAAGGCTTCGACAAGGCGTTCGAATACAGCACGGACTGGGTCGGCGTGACCTATCGCGAGGATGCGAGGACGACGCTGGCGGACAGCGAGCTGGTCTTCGTCGGCTATGGCATCAACGCCCCCGAAAAGGGCTGGAATGACTACGAAGGCCTGGACATGACCGGCAAGACTGCGGTCATCCTCGTCAACGATCCAGACTTCGGCACGGAAGGCCTCGACGGGCCGTTCAACGGCAAGGCGATGACCTATTACGGCCGCTGGACCTACAAATACGAAGAAGCCGCAAGGCAGGGCGCGGCCGGCGCGATCATTATCCACGATACCGAGCCTGCATCCTACGGCTGGAACGTCGTCGAAAGCAGCTGGTCGGGGCCGCAGGCCTATGCCCAGCGCGGCACGGACGCTCCGCCGCTCACGCGTATGAACGGCTGGGTCCAGAACGAGATCGGCAAGGAAATCCTCAAGGCCGCTGGCCAGGACCCGGCCAAGCTGTTCGCCAATGCCAAGAAGAAGGGCTTCAAGGCCGTCCCGCTGGGCCTCAAGGCCTCGACCAGCTTTTCGAACGACATCCGCAAGTTCGAATCGCAGAACGTCATCGGCATCCTGCCCGGCAGCGAGGCGCCCGAGGAATACGTGATCCACACCGCTCACTGGGACCACCTCGGCCGCTGCACGCCCGCGCCTGACGGCGACGACATCTGCAACGGCGCAGTCGACAATGCGACCGGCACCGCGGCGCTCGTCGCGCTGGCCGAAGCGCACGCCAAGATCGGCCCTGCCCGCCGCACGCTAGTGTTCCTTGCCGTGACGGCCGAGGAATCCGGCCTGCTGGGTGCCGACTATTACGCGGCGAACCCGGTCTTCCCGCTCGACAAGACGGTGGGCGGCATCAACATGGATGCCTTCCTCATTGCAGGTCCCAGCAAGGACGTGACCGTGGTCGGTCCGGGCAAGTCGCAGCTCGACCAGTTCCTCGAAGCGGCGCTGACCGCCGACGGCCGTGTCGCCACGCCCAACCCGAACCCGGAAGCCGGTTACTACTACCGCTCCGACCACTTCGCCTTCGCCAAGCGCGGCGTGCCGATGCTTTATATCGACGGCGGCGAGGACCTGGTCGACGGCGGCAAGGAAGCCGGTGCGGCCCTGGCGCTCGACTATCGCGAGAACCGCTACCACGGCCCCAAGGACGAATACGATCCGAACTGGGACTGGTCGGGCGTGATGGCCGATTTGCAGCTGATGTACCGCATCGGCCGGATGCTCGGCATGAGCACGAGCTGGCCGAACTGGAACGAGGGTGACGAGTTCAAGGCCACCCGCGACGAGAACTGCGCATCGGCCGATACCGGCTGCTGA
- the glnE gene encoding bifunctional [glutamate--ammonia ligase]-adenylyl-L-tyrosine phosphorylase/[glutamate--ammonia-ligase] adenylyltransferase, with translation MADDWSGALARARAHAPYLARGLELRPDLAELLEKGRGDDALALAKVAGEGIADAGLALRREKRALATALAIGDLAGAFDLDKVMRELSLFADRAMHRALEAAIDRRVEGAPVDGMIALALGKHGSGELNYSSDIDPILIYDPERLARRERDEPGEAAQRYAREMVRLLADVTSEGYVFRVDLRLRPASEVSPLAIPLEGAITHYESSAIAWERAAFIRARSCAGDIAAGERFLDHIRPFVWRRSLDFGAIDAIRQLTRRIREQQRGPTAPAPGYNVKLGRGGIREIEFFAQTHQLIHGGRNRELRCKRTRDALDALAAAGHIATEDAAILGASYDGLRCIEHRLQMVADRQTHSLPEGEALDNAARLDGFADGSEWLEHIASLTAPVAARYDALLAEDERSVPADSPHLAPVTPAKELDPELAERVKAWTDGRYPPLRSPAALSAFEAIRAPLLDSLAAADEPDRAVARWETLLSRLSSAVNLFRLLEARPGLFQLLADCLTLAPPLADAIALRPELVDALIDRSALDLPGSREELAEAMMRGERGDTYEDRLDRIRIVTGETRFALGVQLIETAHDPLDIAQALSRTAEAALDIAQQAASEEFAARHGRIEGSELVVLGLGRLGGGMLTHASDLDVVYLFTGSHEGESDGERPLGATLYFNRLAQRVSAALSVPTAEGALYEVDTRLRPQGAQGPLAVSLDSFLRYQAEDAWTWEHMALTRSRALTGSEEARTQIEEGLREVLCRKRDPDTLKEDLLKMRSEMAAHKPPRGPLDAKLLRGGLVDLEFVVHFLQLRDGIALTPRLDDAIAQLAARDLLAASLGNAHDLMTRLLVGTRLLAPDLAIPAGPQGAILARICRCEDFAALRQAFDDARAEVAQAWTAHMGERLEMDE, from the coding sequence ATGGCTGACGACTGGTCCGGAGCACTGGCAAGGGCGCGCGCCCACGCACCGTACCTCGCGCGCGGGCTGGAACTCCGGCCCGACCTTGCCGAACTGCTCGAAAAGGGACGCGGGGACGATGCGCTGGCTCTGGCCAAGGTCGCAGGCGAGGGGATCGCCGATGCGGGCCTAGCGCTGCGGCGCGAGAAACGGGCGCTGGCGACGGCGCTGGCGATCGGCGATCTCGCTGGGGCCTTCGATCTCGACAAGGTGATGCGCGAACTTTCGCTCTTCGCCGATAGGGCCATGCACCGCGCGCTGGAGGCGGCCATCGATCGTCGGGTCGAGGGCGCGCCGGTGGACGGGATGATTGCGCTCGCGCTGGGAAAGCACGGTTCGGGCGAACTCAATTACTCCTCCGACATCGACCCCATCCTGATTTACGATCCGGAACGCCTCGCACGCCGCGAGCGCGACGAGCCGGGCGAAGCGGCCCAGCGCTATGCGCGCGAGATGGTCCGCCTGCTGGCCGACGTGACGAGCGAAGGTTACGTCTTCCGCGTCGATCTGCGGCTGCGGCCCGCATCGGAGGTCAGCCCGCTCGCCATCCCGCTAGAAGGGGCGATCACCCATTACGAAAGCTCGGCCATCGCGTGGGAGCGCGCAGCTTTCATCCGCGCCCGGTCATGCGCGGGCGATATCGCTGCGGGCGAGCGCTTTCTCGACCATATCCGACCCTTCGTCTGGCGACGCAGCCTCGATTTCGGGGCCATCGACGCGATCCGCCAGCTGACCCGCCGCATTCGCGAACAGCAGCGCGGACCCACTGCCCCTGCGCCGGGCTACAACGTCAAGCTGGGCCGCGGAGGCATTCGCGAGATCGAGTTCTTCGCCCAGACCCACCAGCTCATCCACGGCGGGCGCAACCGCGAACTGCGCTGCAAGCGGACCCGTGACGCGCTCGATGCCTTGGCGGCTGCTGGCCATATCGCGACCGAGGACGCGGCCATTCTCGGCGCGTCCTATGACGGGCTTCGCTGCATCGAGCACCGCCTGCAGATGGTGGCCGACCGCCAGACCCACTCGCTTCCCGAAGGCGAGGCGCTCGACAATGCAGCGCGGCTGGACGGGTTTGCCGACGGGTCCGAATGGCTCGAACACATCGCCTCGCTCACGGCACCGGTCGCGGCACGCTACGATGCGCTGCTGGCGGAGGACGAGCGATCCGTCCCTGCCGACAGCCCCCACTTGGCACCGGTGACCCCAGCTAAGGAACTCGACCCCGAGCTGGCGGAGCGGGTGAAGGCGTGGACCGATGGCCGCTACCCGCCACTGCGCAGCCCTGCGGCGCTGTCCGCCTTCGAGGCGATCCGTGCGCCGCTCCTCGATTCGCTGGCGGCTGCCGACGAACCGGACCGCGCCGTCGCCCGCTGGGAAACGCTGCTTTCGCGGCTGAGCAGCGCGGTGAACCTGTTCCGCCTGCTCGAGGCGCGACCCGGCCTGTTCCAGTTGCTTGCCGACTGCCTCACGCTCGCCCCGCCGCTGGCCGATGCGATTGCCTTGCGCCCTGAACTGGTCGACGCCCTGATCGACCGCAGCGCGCTCGACCTGCCGGGCAGCCGCGAAGAACTGGCCGAAGCGATGATGCGCGGCGAGCGGGGCGACACCTATGAAGACCGGCTCGACCGGATCCGCATCGTTACCGGCGAGACGCGCTTCGCGCTCGGCGTGCAGCTGATCGAGACAGCGCACGACCCGCTCGATATTGCGCAGGCCCTCTCGCGCACGGCGGAAGCGGCGCTGGATATCGCGCAGCAGGCGGCGAGCGAGGAATTCGCGGCCCGCCACGGACGCATCGAAGGAAGCGAACTGGTCGTGCTGGGTCTCGGGCGGCTCGGCGGAGGCATGCTGACCCATGCTTCCGACCTCGACGTGGTCTACCTCTTCACCGGCTCGCACGAGGGCGAATCCGATGGCGAGCGACCGCTCGGCGCCACGCTCTATTTCAACCGCCTCGCCCAGCGGGTGAGCGCCGCACTGTCGGTGCCGACAGCCGAAGGCGCGCTCTACGAGGTCGACACACGGCTGCGCCCCCAGGGCGCGCAGGGCCCGCTCGCGGTAAGCCTCGACAGCTTCCTGCGCTACCAGGCCGAAGACGCCTGGACATGGGAGCACATGGCGCTGACCCGCTCGCGCGCGCTGACCGGCAGCGAGGAGGCGCGCACGCAGATCGAGGAGGGGCTGCGCGAAGTGCTTTGCCGCAAGCGCGATCCGGACACGCTGAAGGAAGACCTGCTCAAGATGCGCAGCGAAATGGCGGCGCACAAGCCACCGCGCGGGCCGCTCGACGCCAAGCTGCTGCGCGGCGGGCTGGTGGACCTCGAATTCGTCGTCCACTTCCTGCAATTGCGCGACGGCATTGCGCTCACCCCGCGCCTCGATGACGCCATTGCGCAGCTGGCGGCGCGCGACCTGCTGGCAGCAAGTCTTGGCAATGCGCACGACTTGATGACGCGGCTGCTGGTGGGTACGCGCCTGCTCGCCCCCGACCTCGCCATCCCGGCAGGCCCGCAGGGCGCGATCCTTGCGCGGATCTGCCGCTGCGAGGATTTCGCGGCGCTGCGCCAGGCATTCGATGATGCGCGGGCGGAAGTGGCACAGGCATGGACCGCCCATATGGGCGAGAGACTGGAGATGGACGAATGA